GCTGGTTTATTCTAATTGTTGAGAATACTTTCGAAATATGGCATCAGCAAAATAGAAAGATATGTACACAAGCCTCATGATCAGATTGTGTTCAAAGTGCTTAAGAGTAGCAAAATTGGACCTTCGGAGTCAATAGGGGAAGAGTGAGGAATGGGTACAAAAGAATAGTGGAGGATAGAAAAATGAGGAAAACGATCATCTTAATTGTAACTGTATTGTCTTGGACAACGGTTCTTTTTGCAGAGGACGAACAGCCTATTACCGTCAAAGGAGAGGTTGTTTGTCTGACTTGCTACATGAAAGACGGCTTGGAGGCAACTGGTATGGCTCACATAGGATGTGGACAAGCTTGCTATAAGCGCGGACTTCCTCTGGCTATTCTTGATAAGGGGAATAGTGAACTCTACTTACCCATTACCACGGAGTTCTCCAAGAGAGGAGGTAAGGAAGAAACTTTTGTTTGTTCCCTTGTTGAACATATCCCCGCGAGGGATCAGCTCGAAAAGTATTATGGAAAGAATATAATCGTCACGGGAGTTCCATTCCCCGGGAATGGTATCATGCTGATGGAAATTCAGAAGGCGGTTCTGGAGGAATAACTATATCGTAGAGTAAATACTACCATGAGTTTTCCACGACTGGAATAAAACAAAATTTTCATTTTCAAGCTCTACTCAATCCGAATCGTCAATCGAAATTAGAACATAACAGAGGGATGATCGGAATTAAAGATGCACACAGAGCGTTGAGTCATTTTATAAGCTGGGTTAAAAGTGATGGAGCTGGATATGCCATCAGGGAGGAAATTACTCTTGCCTGATGAAGAGAAAATTGACAAACTGTTTCTTGCTGGTCTGGAGTTTTTTAATCAGGGAGAATATTTCGATGCCCATGAACAGTGGGAGGAGATGTGGTCCAAGTTTAATCTTCCAGACAGGGCTTTTGTCCAGGGGCTAATTCAAACCACCGTCTCTTTCTACCATCTTTCAACGGGAAACCTGAAGGGTGCAAGAAACCTTATGACACGGGCCATAGACAAACTGACAAAGAAAGGTCCTGATAGGGGCCATTGGAGTACTACTCAACGAGGTACGGATGCCTTAAACTTTATTGAGGAGGTAAAAAAATGTTACGGCGAATTATTTCGCATAAATGTGCCGGGTGAATTTGATTGGGAGCTGATACCTAAGTTGAATAGAGTTGAGGAGTCATAGTATCACCATTCTGGAAATAAAGAGGGACTCTTGAATCAAGCAATGAGTAGAGTGGCTGAGGAACTTGGGAAATGAATCAGCTTTCTCACCCACTGTCCCAATCTCAACCTAGAAAGCAATGGAGAGATGGTCGGGATGAAAGAAGCACCAACATCGTGATATAATTATTGAATAAATGAAAAAGCTGCTACATCATATAATTAACCATCAGAGGCGTTCTTTTTAAATAAAGATGCTATAATATATCCCTTCTTTTAAAGGAATAACGCTGTGCATTTCTAGACCTCATATTATTGAGCCTATGAATAATAAATCGTCTTCGAACGCGTCTTACTTCTATTTTATTTGTATTCACTATAATTCCTTTATTTTCTAAATGATAAGAAATGCAAATTTTATCTCGGATGCATCAAGACGTTCTCACAGGCCCTTTTTCATTTTTTTGATAATCACTTTTTTCTGCTTTTTTCCATCTTCATTATTTTCATCAATCCACATTTCCATTTCCTTAAAGCCACCTTTGAATTTTCCGTTACCCATCTTAATGACATGAACTTCGCCGTCTTCTGAAACCCACTTAATCCCCTCACCCGTTTCTTCAAAGTTGGAGGCCTCTACAGGCTTTCCGTTCACCGTTACATTGAGTGTGGTATCACCATCAATGACTTCCTTTTCTACTCTCACCTTCATCTCTTTTAAATAATCCCCTTCGGCAAAGTCGCCTTCATGAGCCCTGATGAAGACATGACCTTTACCCCCAGTCGATACTCCAGGAAGCCCAGTGACAGTTATGTTGGATGAATGCAGCATTATAGACCCCAACAGTGCCACCACAACCAGTGCCAGGTATTTCCAGAGCATATCCAGCTTTTCTTTTGTATTCATTGTATTCTCCTTTTTCAACTAATTGAACAGATACTGAATTTTCATAAAGTACTGACGGTCCGTGAGCATCCCATTTTGAATATTGTCAAAAGCCAGACCATCTACATTCTGGTTTGAGGTAGAACCGATATAAAAGATGGTAAATGGGCTGGGTTGATAAGTCAAGAGTGGTTGGATCTGAAAGTCTTTGCTGAAGTCATTGTACTGGGTCAGTACCTTGAAACCCAAAGATTTATTGTGCTGATAACTGGCCCTAAGCGTAGCGGTGTAGCCTGAAAAATAATCTGTCTTTCTATCCATTGTAGTCATTTTCTGTGAATTATATGAAAGGCCAACATTCAATCGGTCTGAAGCCTGCATCCTGGTCCAGAATTCAAGTACGGCGAGGCGCCCTTCTTCAGGAACCTCCAGAAAACGGACGGGGGCCACATGGCGACCGATATTGGTCCCAAACTGATATCGTTCACTGAACTGACTGTTCAGGTTGATCTTAATATCATAAGTACCCTTAAGTTCCGTATCCTTAAATCGGTACTGCATGCGCCGGGCATACATTACATTCAGACGGGTCTGTCTGGGCATAGCCAGATTGCTGAATAAAGCTATATACTTTGCTTTTTGAACTCCATCGA
This genomic stretch from Candidatus Neomarinimicrobiota bacterium harbors:
- a CDS encoding DUF309 domain-containing protein; the encoded protein is MMELDMPSGRKLLLPDEEKIDKLFLAGLEFFNQGEYFDAHEQWEEMWSKFNLPDRAFVQGLIQTTVSFYHLSTGNLKGARNLMTRAIDKLTKKGPDRGHWSTTQRGTDALNFIEEVKKCYGELFRINVPGEFDWELIPKLNRVEES